The Thermococcus thermotolerans genome contains a region encoding:
- a CDS encoding coiled-coil domain-containing protein encodes MKGMKGFALALAILLVGSVIPLGLAESNNTTGSYTGVLDNSTREMVIAGQLIDQLQRLSKFAEDKIEPIKDKLPENSTILTHYELAEDYKEKAVSEYEAGDYYSSILDSLTAMHHYKVALSALKEGREKVQDVRERIKMEIERLSEYFRFVEKTIRLAENQGIDVSNLTALYNETKDAYKVVLDDLKAGDYEKAKADYEVAKEKKALLDRELRKVREELAYANADKIVKDFLIKGEKGMEIAQKAIEVGEGNGYNVTELQERLDAFSEVYSQVKALADEGKWEDALAVMKDNRETIIEFHRAVEFVLRKVRERELDEKLKDIRAFLREMNDRIQKDEKALRELKSRGVDTTRAEVQLKVASQELRIGVELLKAKKPLQAKAHFAIALDMLHRVDEFILAHS; translated from the coding sequence ATGAAGGGGATGAAGGGCTTTGCACTGGCCCTGGCAATATTGCTGGTTGGAAGTGTGATACCCCTGGGACTGGCAGAGAGCAACAACACCACGGGGTCGTACACAGGAGTCCTCGACAACAGCACCAGGGAGATGGTGATAGCGGGTCAACTGATCGATCAGCTTCAGAGGCTGAGCAAGTTCGCCGAAGACAAGATAGAACCTATAAAGGACAAGCTGCCCGAGAACTCGACTATACTAACCCACTATGAGCTCGCTGAGGACTACAAGGAAAAGGCGGTGAGCGAATACGAGGCCGGCGACTACTACAGTTCGATACTCGACAGCCTCACTGCGATGCACCACTACAAGGTTGCCCTCTCTGCTCTCAAGGAGGGCAGAGAGAAGGTCCAGGATGTAAGGGAACGCATCAAAATGGAAATCGAGCGGCTCAGTGAGTACTTCAGGTTCGTTGAAAAGACCATAAGGCTGGCGGAGAACCAGGGGATAGACGTGAGCAACCTCACCGCACTTTACAACGAGACCAAGGATGCCTACAAAGTTGTGCTCGATGACCTTAAGGCCGGGGACTACGAAAAGGCGAAGGCAGACTATGAAGTCGCCAAGGAGAAGAAGGCCCTTCTTGACAGGGAGCTGAGAAAGGTCCGCGAGGAGCTCGCCTATGCCAACGCCGATAAGATCGTCAAGGACTTCCTGATCAAGGGTGAGAAGGGAATGGAGATAGCTCAGAAGGCAATCGAGGTCGGGGAGGGGAACGGCTACAACGTGACGGAGCTCCAAGAGAGGCTCGATGCCTTCTCGGAGGTTTACAGTCAGGTCAAGGCTCTTGCCGACGAGGGCAAGTGGGAGGACGCCCTCGCAGTCATGAAAGACAACAGGGAAACAATAATTGAGTTCCACAGGGCTGTTGAGTTCGTACTCAGGAAGGTTCGCGAGAGGGAGCTCGATGAAAAGCTGAAGGACATCCGCGCTTTCCTCAGGGAGATGAACGACAGGATTCAAAAGGACGAGAAAGCGCTCCGCGAGCTCAAGAGCAGGGGCGTCGACACCACCCGGGCAGAGGTTCAGCTGAAAGTGGCCTCCCAGGAGCTCAGGATAGGCGTCGAGCTTCTAAAAGCGAAGAAACCCCTCCAAGCCAAGGCCCACTTCGCAATAGCCCTGGACATGCTCCACAGGGTAGACGAGTTCATACTCGCCCACTCCTGA
- a CDS encoding helix-turn-helix transcriptional regulator, giving the protein MRLKWVPILMMITLILLPGVSSYTVSSLVLTVYNDGYVKVEYEILPAEYSSQIELPLLGNHYENVIVEDGNGNPLNFRLENGSLLIYSGEADLVRVSYYTPDLTVKQGMVWTLNIATNNSFTVVLPENAIVVDLSDIPLEIAGNSITMPPGNQSVSYTLSGRGTDNGGGTGSSEYLPILVGLGVVGGLAYALWRMKGGGKSMPSREEFQARLENLDLNEEEKRALLYIFDKGGKASQAEVREAIGLPKTTAWRMFKRLERKGLVKVLKGRKENWVELRF; this is encoded by the coding sequence ATGAGACTCAAATGGGTCCCAATCCTCATGATGATAACGCTCATCCTCCTTCCAGGGGTTAGTTCCTATACCGTCTCCTCCCTGGTTTTGACGGTTTACAATGACGGCTACGTCAAGGTTGAATACGAAATCCTGCCCGCGGAGTATTCATCCCAGATTGAACTCCCCCTCCTTGGCAACCATTACGAGAACGTCATCGTTGAGGACGGGAACGGAAATCCCCTCAACTTCAGGCTTGAGAACGGAAGCCTTCTCATATATTCCGGGGAGGCGGATCTGGTCAGAGTTTCGTACTATACTCCCGATCTGACCGTGAAGCAGGGCATGGTGTGGACGCTTAACATCGCGACCAACAATTCCTTTACAGTTGTGCTGCCCGAAAACGCCATAGTGGTTGACCTGAGCGACATACCGCTTGAGATAGCCGGGAACTCGATAACCATGCCCCCCGGAAACCAGAGCGTTTCTTACACGCTCAGCGGAAGAGGGACCGACAACGGGGGTGGAACGGGGAGTTCGGAGTATCTGCCAATCTTAGTGGGTCTCGGTGTGGTCGGGGGTTTAGCCTACGCCCTCTGGAGAATGAAAGGCGGAGGAAAATCAATGCCAAGCCGTGAGGAGTTCCAGGCCAGGCTTGAGAACCTCGACCTCAACGAGGAAGAGAAACGCGCGCTACTATACATCTTTGACAAGGGTGGAAAGGCCAGTCAGGCGGAGGTTCGTGAAGCGATAGGCCTGCCCAAAACCACCGCATGGAGGATGTTCAAGCGCCTTGAGCGGAAGGGGCTGGTGAAGGTTCTTAAGGGCAGGAAGGAAAACTGGGTGGAGCTTAGGTTTTAG
- a CDS encoding AbrB/MazE/SpoVT family DNA-binding domain-containing protein, producing the protein MGKVGLTKVDTKGRVVIPKDIRKRMGIKPGEEFLITEIDEDTIVMKRFDVRKMLEEMIKNAKGINLHELKEETEKEGNRVAKELYGL; encoded by the coding sequence GTGGGAAAAGTGGGACTGACTAAGGTCGACACCAAGGGCAGGGTGGTCATTCCGAAGGATATCAGAAAAAGGATGGGCATAAAGCCCGGAGAAGAGTTCCTGATAACCGAGATAGATGAGGATACGATAGTCATGAAACGCTTCGACGTCAGGAAGATGCTTGAAGAAATGATAAAGAACGCCAAAGGCATCAATCTCCACGAACTAAAGGAAGAAACCGAGAAAGAGGGGAATAGGGTTGCGAAAGAGCTCTATGGCCTCTAA
- a CDS encoding type II toxin-antitoxin system VapC family toxin yields the protein MASKFLLDTNVFIAAVKKGWTDTTELLLHILSDDKYGVIGNDVLLAEYRKYAERLNARDFYEFLRLRMEIVNPSREEVLRLLPYFPPTQIADAVHAATCMKTGAVLITNDRHFEKVAEEGLIDMWSISEAIRRILRR from the coding sequence ATGGCCTCTAAATTTCTCCTGGACACAAACGTGTTCATAGCCGCGGTGAAAAAGGGCTGGACGGACACCACGGAGCTCCTGCTCCATATTTTATCCGATGATAAATACGGGGTTATTGGAAACGACGTCCTGCTGGCCGAGTATCGGAAATATGCGGAGAGGCTCAATGCCCGGGATTTCTACGAGTTCCTGAGGCTCAGAATGGAAATAGTTAATCCCAGCCGAGAAGAGGTGCTTCGTCTCCTTCCCTACTTTCCTCCCACTCAGATCGCTGATGCGGTGCACGCGGCCACCTGTATGAAAACGGGGGCAGTATTGATAACCAATGATAGGCATTTTGAGAAGGTGGCCGAAGAAGGTCTGATTGATATGTGGAGCATAAGCGAAGCAATACGAAGGATTCTAAGGAGGTGA
- a CDS encoding 2-hydroxyacid dehydrogenase yields the protein MRPKVAVLFKMKSKPIEELRKYADVEFILYPGVDELKERIGEFDGVIISPLNRFPRELIERAERLKVISCHSAGYDHVDVKAATERGIYVTKVAGVLSEAVAEFAVGLTIALLRKIAYSDRFIRAGKWDSHRTVWSGFRDIETVYGKKVGILGMGAIGKAIARRMKAMGTEILYWSRSQKPDIEKEVGARYMPLEDVLRESDIVILALPSTPETYHIINAERLELLEGKYLVNIGRGTLVDEKALVKAIEEGTLKGYATDVFENEPVQEHELFEHGWETVLTPHHAGLSKEAMEDMGFQAVRNLLAVLRGEVPDTLVNHEVLEIRPPEKVKML from the coding sequence ATGAGGCCGAAGGTGGCCGTTCTCTTTAAGATGAAGAGCAAGCCCATTGAGGAGCTCAGGAAATACGCGGACGTTGAATTCATACTGTATCCAGGTGTCGATGAGCTCAAGGAAAGGATAGGAGAGTTTGACGGGGTCATAATATCCCCGCTGAACAGGTTTCCGCGCGAACTCATCGAGAGGGCTGAGAGGCTAAAGGTTATCAGCTGTCATTCCGCCGGCTACGACCACGTTGACGTTAAAGCTGCAACCGAGAGGGGAATATACGTCACCAAGGTTGCGGGCGTTCTCAGCGAGGCTGTCGCGGAGTTTGCCGTTGGCCTGACCATAGCACTCCTCAGGAAGATCGCCTACTCCGACAGGTTCATCCGTGCCGGGAAGTGGGACTCCCACAGAACCGTCTGGAGCGGGTTCAGGGACATAGAAACGGTCTACGGGAAGAAAGTTGGAATCCTCGGCATGGGCGCCATTGGAAAGGCCATAGCGAGAAGAATGAAGGCGATGGGCACGGAGATACTCTACTGGTCCCGCTCTCAGAAGCCCGATATTGAAAAGGAAGTCGGGGCCAGATATATGCCACTCGAAGACGTTCTGCGGGAAAGCGATATCGTGATTCTGGCCCTGCCGTCCACACCGGAGACGTACCACATCATAAACGCGGAGAGGCTGGAACTCCTTGAGGGCAAGTACCTCGTCAACATCGGCCGCGGGACGCTGGTGGACGAGAAGGCCCTCGTGAAGGCCATTGAGGAAGGAACGCTGAAGGGCTATGCAACGGACGTCTTTGAAAACGAGCCCGTTCAAGAGCACGAACTCTTTGAACATGGGTGGGAGACCGTTCTGACCCCCCACCACGCCGGCCTCTCAAAGGAAGCCATGGAAGACATGGGCTTCCAGGCGGTTAGGAATCTCCTCGCCGTTCTCCGCGGTGAAGTTCCAGACACTCTGGTGAATCATGAAGTGCTCGAAATCCGTCCGCCAGAGAAGGTAAAGATGCTCTGA
- a CDS encoding helix-turn-helix transcriptional regulator yields MRSKAVMVLAIALMILPLVSGQYSVESLSLTVYSDGYVKVVEVIVPENYTVSFSVPLLATNVEGLTVIDENGKPLPYEINGSTLVVYFENATGVRVTYYTPDLTAKNGAIWTLSFSSTVPVKITFPDNAVIVDLTDIPLEINGNSILMPAGNQSVSYVIQYRPAGTGAPTAPTSASGTTTEPSNSTVPSNPGSSSPSSGEGSTNWTMVGVLALLALAAGGSFLYMRRGGEEKAIGISREDFERRLREYELTKDEEKALLYLFDRGGKAKQAEVREMLGIPKTTAWRMFQRLEKQGLVRVYKKKRENWVELKL; encoded by the coding sequence ATGAGGAGCAAAGCAGTGATGGTGCTCGCAATTGCGCTCATGATCCTGCCCCTCGTAAGCGGGCAGTACTCCGTCGAATCCCTCAGCCTTACGGTCTACTCCGACGGGTACGTTAAGGTAGTTGAGGTCATCGTTCCCGAGAACTACACGGTCAGCTTTTCCGTCCCGCTCCTCGCTACCAACGTTGAGGGGCTGACCGTCATCGATGAAAACGGAAAACCCCTGCCGTATGAGATAAACGGCTCCACTCTTGTTGTGTATTTTGAAAACGCCACTGGGGTTAGGGTAACCTATTACACCCCAGACCTGACCGCAAAAAACGGTGCCATATGGACCCTTAGTTTCAGCTCAACCGTCCCAGTTAAAATCACGTTTCCGGATAACGCTGTCATAGTCGACCTCACGGACATACCACTTGAGATAAATGGGAACTCGATACTAATGCCAGCCGGCAATCAGAGCGTCTCCTACGTTATCCAGTACAGACCAGCGGGAACGGGGGCCCCAACGGCCCCAACCTCAGCCTCAGGAACGACTACCGAGCCCTCCAACTCAACGGTGCCATCCAATCCGGGCTCTTCATCTCCCTCTTCAGGTGAGGGTTCTACAAACTGGACGATGGTCGGTGTCCTGGCCCTTCTAGCACTCGCTGCCGGCGGGAGCTTCCTCTACATGAGGCGCGGGGGAGAAGAAAAAGCCATCGGCATCAGCAGGGAGGACTTCGAGAGACGCCTCAGGGAGTACGAACTGACGAAGGACGAGGAGAAAGCCCTGCTCTACCTGTTTGATCGGGGCGGGAAGGCCAAACAGGCTGAAGTTAGGGAGATGCTGGGGATTCCTAAGACGACCGCCTGGAGGATGTTCCAGCGCCTTGAAAAGCAGGGGCTGGTAAGGGTCTACAAGAAGAAGAGAGAGAACTGGGTGGAGCTCAAACTTTGA
- a CDS encoding M42 family metallopeptidase: MLVEELREITGIPGISGYEERIREKIGEWLEPYADYAVDTIGNLTVELGEGELKGIFMAHMDEIGLLITGVRPDGKLTFRKIGGIDDRLLYGRHLDVITENGKLDGVIGALPVHLNLERKFDTVPWSRLVIDIGAESREEVEALGVKVLDYAVFKKHFAVLNNRYVSTRSLDDRFGVVALVEAIKDLVDHDLDGRWIFAFTVQEEIGLKGAKFLAEHYTPKYAFAVDSFACCGDITGDVRLGGGAVIRAVDNSAIYTRKLARRVAEIASRNGIPLQIGVTGGGTDASVFQGKSEVLALSVPIRYLHSEVEMLHLADLEALIKLIEAIAFEL; this comes from the coding sequence ATGCTTGTTGAGGAGCTGAGGGAAATAACCGGGATCCCCGGTATTTCGGGCTACGAGGAAAGGATCCGGGAGAAGATAGGTGAGTGGCTTGAGCCATACGCCGACTACGCGGTTGACACCATCGGAAACCTCACCGTCGAGCTCGGCGAGGGCGAACTCAAGGGCATCTTCATGGCCCACATGGACGAGATTGGGCTTCTCATAACAGGCGTAAGGCCGGACGGAAAGCTTACCTTCAGGAAAATCGGGGGCATTGATGACAGGCTCCTCTACGGAAGGCACCTTGACGTCATCACCGAGAACGGGAAGCTCGACGGCGTTATCGGAGCACTTCCGGTGCACTTAAACCTTGAAAGAAAGTTTGACACGGTTCCCTGGAGCAGGCTGGTCATAGACATCGGCGCCGAGAGCAGGGAGGAGGTAGAAGCCCTTGGCGTTAAGGTGTTGGATTACGCGGTCTTCAAGAAGCACTTCGCGGTTCTCAACAACCGTTACGTTTCAACCCGTTCTCTGGACGACCGCTTCGGTGTCGTTGCACTGGTTGAGGCAATAAAGGACCTCGTTGACCACGACCTCGATGGAAGGTGGATTTTCGCCTTCACGGTTCAGGAGGAGATAGGCCTCAAAGGGGCGAAGTTCTTGGCCGAGCATTACACTCCAAAGTACGCCTTTGCCGTAGACTCCTTCGCATGCTGCGGCGATATAACCGGAGACGTAAGGCTCGGAGGAGGTGCCGTGATAAGGGCAGTCGATAACTCCGCGATTTACACGAGGAAGCTCGCCAGAAGAGTGGCGGAAATCGCTTCAAGGAACGGCATCCCGCTCCAGATAGGTGTTACCGGTGGTGGAACAGACGCATCGGTCTTCCAGGGTAAGAGCGAGGTTTTAGCTTTGAGCGTTCCGATAAGGTACCTCCACAGCGAGGTCGAGATGCTCCATCTGGCCGACCTTGAGGCGCTGATAAAGCTTATAGAGGCGATAGCGTTTGAACTGTAA
- a CDS encoding sulfite exporter TauE/SafE family protein, with protein sequence MLKYLGYFAVGVFIGILAALFGLGGGFLIVPTLNFLGVEIHHAVGTSSAAVVFTSLSSAIAYSRQKRIHYKVGLLLASTAVIGAYIGAWMTSFISAGQLKVIFGAALVVVAIRIYRKKTAEPSEVKLEEVEVNYKLVPIGGFFAGIASGLLGVGGGIINVPFLTYLGLPIHYAVATSSFAIVFTATAGALKHYAMGNVETQWLVLLVPGLIIGAQLGARIAKRTRASSLKKAFAVVMALLALRMILKGLGLPVP encoded by the coding sequence GTGCTGAAATACCTCGGCTACTTCGCGGTCGGAGTCTTCATAGGCATCCTCGCGGCCCTCTTTGGCCTTGGAGGAGGGTTCCTGATAGTCCCTACACTCAACTTCCTCGGCGTTGAGATACACCACGCCGTCGGAACTTCCAGTGCGGCCGTTGTCTTTACCTCCCTCAGCTCGGCGATAGCATACTCAAGGCAGAAGAGAATACACTATAAAGTCGGCCTCCTTTTGGCCTCAACGGCCGTAATAGGAGCATACATCGGTGCGTGGATGACCTCCTTTATAAGCGCCGGCCAGCTGAAGGTCATCTTCGGCGCGGCCCTCGTTGTAGTGGCCATCAGGATATACAGGAAGAAGACTGCCGAGCCGAGCGAAGTTAAGCTTGAGGAAGTTGAGGTCAACTACAAGCTCGTCCCCATAGGTGGGTTCTTTGCCGGAATTGCCAGCGGCCTCCTTGGCGTTGGCGGGGGAATAATCAACGTGCCGTTTTTAACGTACCTCGGCCTGCCGATACACTACGCGGTCGCTACCTCAAGCTTTGCGATAGTCTTCACCGCAACCGCTGGAGCGCTCAAACACTACGCCATGGGCAACGTTGAAACGCAGTGGCTGGTTCTCCTCGTTCCGGGCCTCATAATCGGTGCCCAACTCGGTGCGAGGATAGCGAAGCGGACGAGGGCATCTTCCCTAAAAAAGGCCTTCGCCGTTGTCATGGCCCTCCTTGCCCTGAGGATGATACTGAAGGGTCTCGGCCTTCCGGTTCCATGA
- a CDS encoding 6-pyruvoyl trahydropterin synthase family protein produces the protein MKSRIVERFKFEAAHAVIIDGKPEETHGHTFRLEVTVEGELKRGYVMDFLELRRIVNEIIGKLDHRNLNTLFENPTTENVALWIAGELKKRLPEGVRLQRVVLWEGDENGVEFEF, from the coding sequence ATGAAGTCCCGCATCGTCGAGCGCTTCAAGTTCGAGGCCGCCCATGCCGTCATCATAGATGGAAAGCCTGAGGAGACACACGGCCACACATTCAGGCTTGAGGTGACCGTCGAAGGGGAACTAAAGAGGGGCTACGTGATGGACTTCCTTGAGCTGAGGAGAATAGTGAATGAGATCATCGGAAAGCTCGACCACAGGAATCTAAACACGCTCTTTGAGAACCCCACGACTGAGAACGTTGCCCTCTGGATAGCGGGAGAACTCAAGAAGAGGCTCCCCGAAGGGGTCAGGCTCCAGCGCGTTGTGCTATGGGAAGGGGACGAGAACGGGGTTGAGTTTGAGTTTTGA
- a CDS encoding sulfite exporter TauE/SafE family protein, producing MLEYFLDFLLGIGIGLIAGLFGVGGGFLIVPALTILGLPIHVAIGTSLACIVLSSLSAAATHIRRGTVLYRVVAIKEVFSVPAALVGAYASSLLPEDILKSMFILLLLYLSFKMWRDETTTDLEGGELKTLRISAVGILSGLISGLLGISGGILNVPLFHAYVRIPMKYAVGTSSLALFFTALAASFGHYRLGQVDLHTALLLAPGLLVGARIGALLVHRAHPRHLRKAFSAILVVVAIKMLL from the coding sequence ATGCTGGAATACTTCCTCGATTTCCTGCTCGGCATCGGCATAGGCCTAATAGCCGGTCTCTTCGGGGTCGGCGGGGGATTCCTCATAGTCCCCGCCCTGACGATACTGGGCCTGCCGATACACGTGGCCATCGGGACGAGTTTAGCCTGCATAGTCCTCAGCTCCCTCTCCGCGGCGGCCACCCATATAAGGCGGGGAACTGTTCTCTACCGTGTTGTGGCCATTAAAGAGGTATTTTCGGTGCCCGCTGCCTTAGTGGGTGCTTACGCCTCCTCACTGCTCCCCGAAGATATTCTCAAGTCCATGTTCATACTGCTCCTCCTCTACCTCTCGTTTAAGATGTGGCGGGACGAAACCACTACCGACCTTGAGGGGGGAGAACTCAAAACCCTCCGAATTTCAGCAGTGGGAATTCTCTCGGGCTTGATTTCTGGACTGCTGGGCATCAGTGGAGGCATTTTGAACGTCCCCCTTTTCCATGCCTATGTAAGGATACCCATGAAATATGCCGTTGGCACCTCCAGCCTGGCCCTTTTTTTCACCGCTCTTGCGGCCTCTTTCGGCCACTACCGCCTCGGGCAGGTTGACTTGCATACGGCTCTTCTTCTTGCACCTGGTCTTCTTGTGGGGGCCAGAATTGGGGCCCTTCTGGTTCACAGGGCTCACCCGCGGCACCTTCGAAAGGCATTTTCCGCTATTTTGGTGGTCGTAGCAATCAAAATGCTCCTTTAG
- the metG gene encoding methionine--tRNA ligase, whose amino-acid sequence MVRYMVTSALPYANGPIHAGHLAGAYLPADIFVRYLRLKGEEVLFVCGTDEHGTPITFRALKENRSAREIVDEFHEHIKTTFERAKISFDYFGRTELPVHYRVSQEFFLRALENGHLVKKVTKQAYCEHDKMFLPDRYVIGTCPYCGAENQRGDQCEVCGHPLTPEKLINPRCNICGNPITFKDSAHYYIRMQDFEERLREWVEGQKHWKPNVRNTVLGWIREGLEERAITRDLDWGIPVPLDDEDVKGKVLYVWFEAPIGYISITIEHLKREGQENEWKKFWLNLDGETKVIHFIGKDNVPFHAIFWPAFLMAYGKYKDEETEAEWLLPYDIPANEYLNLEGKKFSTSRNWAIWVHEFLDAFPADYLRYYLTAIMPETRDSDFSFADFKSKINEELVNNLGNFVHRAMTFANRYFDGAVPERGELDDLDRQAFEEIERVFEETGKLIAQYKFKDALKRVMELAIFGNRYFDYQKPWKTAKTDPVRTATTVNISLQIVKALGILLEPFLPDASEKIWHLLNLEELKRWEFTEIPAGHRVRKATPMFKKVTDEDIIYFIVNYIAQGNPESAKLLLDKYYKRDDVVKVALERFNNRDEAVAILKSIYGDELGVKTEKPGKASKKEKVKKKEKGGESVGYVSFDDFMKLDLRVGKIIEVKDHPNADRLYVVKVDLGDEVRQLVAGLKKYYKPEELLNHYVVIIANLEPKKLRGVESQGMLLAADDGENVALLMPDKEIKLGARIR is encoded by the coding sequence ATGGTCAGGTACATGGTAACCTCTGCCCTCCCTTACGCTAACGGGCCGATTCACGCGGGACACCTGGCAGGAGCGTACCTCCCAGCGGACATCTTCGTCCGTTATCTGAGGCTCAAGGGAGAGGAAGTGCTCTTCGTCTGTGGAACCGATGAACACGGCACACCAATAACCTTCCGCGCGCTCAAGGAGAACAGGAGCGCGAGAGAAATCGTCGACGAGTTCCACGAGCACATAAAGACGACCTTCGAGAGGGCCAAGATAAGCTTCGACTACTTTGGAAGAACCGAGCTTCCGGTTCACTACCGGGTAAGCCAGGAGTTCTTCCTAAGGGCACTTGAGAACGGACATCTCGTCAAGAAGGTCACCAAGCAGGCCTACTGCGAGCACGACAAGATGTTCCTGCCGGACAGATACGTCATAGGCACGTGCCCCTACTGCGGCGCCGAGAACCAGCGCGGCGACCAGTGTGAGGTCTGCGGCCACCCCCTGACACCGGAGAAGCTCATCAATCCGCGCTGCAACATCTGCGGCAACCCGATAACATTCAAGGATTCGGCCCACTACTACATCCGGATGCAGGACTTCGAGGAAAGACTGAGGGAGTGGGTCGAGGGTCAAAAACACTGGAAGCCCAACGTCAGGAACACCGTACTCGGCTGGATAAGGGAGGGCCTCGAAGAGAGAGCTATAACGCGCGATCTCGACTGGGGAATCCCAGTCCCGCTCGACGACGAGGACGTTAAAGGAAAGGTGCTCTACGTCTGGTTCGAGGCGCCCATAGGCTACATCAGCATCACCATCGAGCACCTGAAGAGAGAGGGACAAGAGAACGAGTGGAAGAAGTTCTGGCTCAACCTCGACGGTGAGACGAAAGTTATACACTTCATCGGCAAGGACAACGTGCCCTTCCACGCCATATTCTGGCCGGCCTTCCTGATGGCCTACGGCAAGTATAAAGACGAAGAAACCGAGGCCGAGTGGCTTCTCCCCTACGACATTCCCGCCAACGAGTACCTCAACCTTGAGGGCAAGAAGTTCTCCACCAGCAGGAACTGGGCGATATGGGTTCACGAGTTCCTCGATGCTTTCCCAGCGGACTACCTCCGCTACTATCTCACCGCCATAATGCCCGAAACGAGGGACAGCGACTTCAGCTTTGCCGACTTCAAGAGCAAGATAAACGAGGAGCTGGTCAACAACCTCGGAAACTTCGTCCACAGGGCGATGACCTTCGCCAACCGCTACTTCGATGGGGCTGTTCCCGAGAGAGGCGAGCTAGACGACCTCGATAGGCAGGCCTTTGAGGAGATTGAGAGGGTCTTCGAGGAGACCGGAAAGCTGATAGCTCAATACAAGTTCAAGGACGCGTTAAAGAGGGTCATGGAGCTGGCAATCTTCGGCAACCGCTACTTCGACTATCAGAAGCCGTGGAAGACAGCCAAAACAGACCCCGTGAGGACTGCAACCACCGTGAACATATCCCTCCAGATAGTCAAGGCCCTCGGAATCCTGCTTGAGCCGTTCCTTCCAGATGCCAGCGAGAAGATATGGCACCTCCTCAACCTTGAGGAGCTCAAGCGCTGGGAGTTCACCGAAATTCCGGCCGGACACAGGGTTAGAAAGGCCACCCCGATGTTCAAGAAGGTAACCGACGAGGACATTATCTACTTCATCGTGAACTACATAGCACAGGGCAACCCCGAGAGCGCCAAACTGCTCCTTGACAAGTACTACAAGCGGGACGACGTTGTGAAGGTTGCACTCGAACGCTTCAATAACAGGGATGAGGCGGTGGCAATCCTCAAGAGCATCTACGGGGATGAGCTGGGGGTTAAAACTGAAAAGCCCGGGAAGGCCTCGAAGAAGGAGAAGGTGAAGAAAAAGGAGAAAGGTGGTGAGAGCGTGGGATACGTAAGCTTTGACGACTTCATGAAGCTCGACCTGAGGGTTGGAAAGATAATCGAGGTCAAAGACCACCCGAACGCCGACAGGCTCTACGTGGTCAAGGTTGATCTGGGCGACGAGGTCAGACAGCTCGTCGCTGGTTTGAAGAAGTACTACAAGCCGGAAGAGCTGCTCAACCACTACGTCGTCATCATAGCGAACCTTGAACCCAAGAAGCTCAGGGGAGTAGAGAGCCAGGGAATGCTTCTCGCTGCTGACGACGGCGAGAACGTGGCTTTGCTCATGCCAGATAAAGAAATAAAGCTGGGTGCGAGAATAAGGTGA
- a CDS encoding PIN domain-containing protein: MIFIDSSVLYNALVVTELTEYAAEIFKAEEPRVTSELVVDEVWFALLKRDTGSPWKIKKMLKNSYESRKMAVKYLSGILGFLSAQNVVIVPDSSNWTKIAYHVREFGLMPHDARILATALEYNCDRLATLDEDFDAVKDIIKLAPEGFWR; the protein is encoded by the coding sequence GTGATTTTTATAGACTCAAGCGTTCTGTATAATGCGCTCGTAGTGACTGAACTCACGGAATATGCCGCCGAAATATTCAAAGCTGAAGAACCAAGGGTAACTTCGGAGCTCGTGGTGGATGAGGTTTGGTTTGCACTTCTCAAGAGAGACACAGGATCCCCGTGGAAAATAAAGAAAATGCTCAAAAACAGTTATGAGTCTAGAAAAATGGCAGTTAAATATTTGAGCGGAATACTGGGTTTTCTCAGCGCTCAAAACGTTGTAATCGTGCCAGATTCTTCAAACTGGACAAAAATCGCCTATCACGTTAGAGAATTTGGTCTGATGCCCCACGACGCCAGAATCCTCGCCACTGCCTTAGAATACAACTGTGACAGGCTCGCCACCCTCGACGAGGACTTTGACGCTGTGAAGGACATCATCAAACTCGCTCCGGAGGGGTTCTGGAGATAG